The Festucalex cinctus isolate MCC-2025b chromosome 14, RoL_Fcin_1.0, whole genome shotgun sequence DNA window ATTCTAATATTAGATAAGTagcttggaaaatggatggactgatgtacttctttttttttttttttaagaattaattTAACTAAAATGTAATATGGAGTTATTtagtaaaataaatgtataagcaaaagttttttttaaatagattttaatattttaaaaactagttacaattaaacaacaaaccaattattaaatgataaatgattaaaaaataaaacccaatttTAGGCTAAATTAATCCAATATATATTATAACAAATGCTCGGtaggctgggtttaaaaaaaaaacaaacaaacaaaaaaaaaaaacggagcagGTAGAGCAGGTATACTTTCCCTTCACCTGCTGCAGACATAACCTGGCACGAGCCAAATGTTCCAATACGATTTGCTCGGCAAAAGACGGGACATTGAGTACAatacttcaagctgattgggCAATGCAGCAACTTGTGCACCCCTACCAAACTttggttttgaccaatcacggcaatgGATGAAAACAGCAGGTGTGTTTTTACACACTGTCTCGCGCTTATTTTAGttatatatctatattttttttaacctttcatgaTGACAGCATTAGTGAATAAACGTAGCAGATATAAAAGGCAAGTCGAGGAAATGGCTGAAGTGGTCTGACATCACAGTGAAAGGGTCCATCGTCATTTAGCTTGTCAAATAAATACGCCACAGTATGAGCAGGTGGACTGCAGGTGGAGACTGGGTCATCTTTGGCACACAAGTTCAGAGGATGACccgactttttgtgtgtgtgtgtgttttagcacCGACAGCACCGATAAAAAGGGGAGGAGCTTATAAGTTCAGCGACGGCAGCCTCGTCTCCACGGAAAAGCTTCTTCGTCACGTCGGccgttttgttgtttatttaaaaaaaaaaagaaaaaaaaaaaggcccgctCAGACCTCGCTCACCGGCAGGTCGGCGTCGTCCAGGTCCAAGGGCGGCTCGGGCACGTGCGGCTCCATGGCGCTGCGCCGGCGCCACGGCGACTCCTCGGCGCCGCCGGGGCTCACTTTGCCAGGCGGGTCTCCTGCAGGGAGAGGCGGGCCGGCGTGCGGCTGCGAGCGGGCCGCGGCAGCAGGCTCATGAAGTGCTCGCTGTCCCACGCCAGGCTGCGAGCGTGGGCCGCACGCGACGACGACAACGCCGCCGTCGCCGGCGCTGGCGTCGCCCCAATCGGGCTGGCGGGGTGGCGTGGCGGATACGGGCGAGCGAGGGACGGGGGGGCCCGCGGGGCTGCGGTAGAATGTGGAGCGGCCGCTGTGCTCCTGCAGAACACAATCGAAACCAAcaggaaatgaaataaaataacgcgTGTTAATcggaatttttaaaaaaaaaggtgttaaaaaacGAGACCAGCCTGTGAGGCTCGGATGAGGGTTTAGCAGTGTTGGTGCTGCAGGCTGAAGGACGGAGCATTGTTAGAGTGAAGATGGTGGAAGTAGCACAAGTAGTAGTagcagaagaagaggaggaggaggtagtGGAAGGGGTGCAGAGTCAGCGGGTTTTTAGTTTGGTAGTCGGGACATGTTGCTGAGGTGGAAcgagaaggaggagaaggaggaggaagcctTAGGAGGCCTCGGTGCTCAGCAGCTTGTCGCTCTCAGATTTCAGTCTCTGGAAACATACAGCACACACGTCAGAGGGCGGAGCCAGGCGGCAGCAGCGAGCAGTTGGGCAAATGCTGTTTACACAAACGCGAAAGTGTCACATGTAAATACGCGGGCGGGAAAAGGAACGTGCGCCTGCGCATGAGTGACATTTTGATGGTTGTCAGAAGAGACGGTGGGACAATTCAGCAATTCACATAAATGCCGTGCGGATATGTCGCTAAACTATTTAGATTATTATCTCCATCAAGGATGTTATTGATATGTAAAtcagtttttaataaacaaacatCTTCATTTCGCTCAGTAGgctttttgtatattttatttcatttatttatactgTTTCAGCTGCCCTGCTGCGTGTCCAGTTCAGTGCACGTTTTTTATCCCCTCATTCTTTCATGAGACCAACAAAGTTGTAGAgcagattaatttattgctttttattttagggttggactaatatatatatcacaattATTGGCTCAtgtaatatgcatatcgcaaagacatgcaagtttcatatggaattttatgcttttatcttaatttgaccagtcagctgcttaactaaaatgtgcaccgccatccaatagttgaacattatcacaaggtaattacaattaattaactaaaaatatattgagtttgattattttgctgcatgaaaaaaaaatggaattctttcattagagattaaaaatatttatttttttggtacatgttaaatatcacaataatatcgatagctatattcagcaactatattgcaTATCGCACGATGTTCCAAAATTGTGCAGCCCAATTttgtttgctaaaaaaaaaatgtgtaaggaACTTGAGAAAAATCGCAAAGTAAACCATAATCacaatattaaagaaaaaaaaaatcacccagcTCTATTTCCAACTGAGTTTGAGAACTTGTGCTTACATTTAAGTACAGAATACTGACACTTGCCAAAGTCACTGCATCATGCATTTGTGATGAAAGCCGTAAAATCTAAAATGAAACTTATTAGGAGGTAGGAAAGGGTGGGATTAATAGTCAACACAACACTCAAACACCAGTAGGTTATGTAGAGTATTCTATAATGAGAGTAATTATACTGTATTCAGTTTTAGTTTACAGTAAACTTCTCTATGGCAGTTAGGAATGTGAAAATGTTAGTTAGAAACTGTGAATAAAAGGTTTTATGGTGGCAAATTTGAGCCGGAAATGAATTAAGTCACTTTATATTATTTCCTATGGGGATTCTTTCTTTAAGTGGtcagtgattattatttttattttatttttattttagtgctgTACACTTTTTGCACGCCTGCAAAGAAGAATAGCTTGAATAAGATATAAAGGccagaaaatgtaaaatttaacGTTAGATgttatattggaaaaaaaaaaaaaaaagctacaaagaagtattattttcttaaatGCTTCAAATAATACAGTATAATGATACCAACTatgaaatacagtgttccctcgttttccgctggggttaggctCCAAAACATACCCGccaaatgttttacatttattataaatgttttaaggctctaaagcTCCTCACCAGTTTATAGACGTTTCTCAGAGGCATTtatattttctcacatttttctcaatgttcgaaccttcataaatttgataaaatactgttaaaaaaaccccaatgtatccaaaattgtacaaaaaaaataaatacatccacGAAACAGCGAGACTGCGAAAAGTAAACCACGTTAAAGCGAGGGAACACGGTAACCATAGAAACATAATCACAAATAGACAGTGCCGGTTCAGGCATATTCTTATTCTTAATCTCAAAACATCATAAGTGGCAACCGCCGTACACCAAGGACCCTTGTATACAAATTAAACACATGTGCAGCACTCATGATGTTAGTACACAATTAGTGATGAGGAAGGCAACGTGCGACGAGGGGAAACGGCACTTTTGCGTTTCGGGGAaaaggatgggcgggaggaaaaaaaaaaaaagacatacagGCTTCGGACAGGAGGGATGAGGAGACACAAGCAGGAAGTCACACATCTAAGACAGGTGCACAGCTGCAGCAGGCTGCAGAGAGAACAGAGGGCAACGAAGGAGGAGGggaagagacagagagagagaggatgtGAAAGACTCACGGAGAACAGTTAGAATCACGTTCACGTTGCAAGTGCGCGGTGGCGTGTGTCGGCATTCTTTTTTTCAGCCAATCATGGCGAGTCAAAAGAGGCGGGGAGGGAGGCAAGTTGATCCGGGCTTGGGTTAGATCATGTATTGACTTCTTCTGCTGCACATTTGCGCCATGCTTGTGGCCAAGTCAACTCAGCCAGCAAGCGTGCGTGACCAAACGTAAAGCGAGGAGCATGAAAGAGGCAGCAGGAAAGGGTGAAGGGAAGAAGAGGAGCGCTTGTTGGGTTATCAGCCATATTCAGGGTGTGGTTGGGTTTATTTAGaaaggtgtgggggggggggggggggggggggggcgtcagATGCGTCGTGATGAGATCTGATCTGCTCTGGAGGAGGCGGGGCCGGCCAGTGAGTAGAAAACAGCGttacaataaaatcaaaacgtGTTGCAAGGGTGGggaggttgttttttgtttgtttgtttgttttgttttaattagacGAGCTGACGTACGTGCTGCTGCACTCCCCAATTCGAGACGTATACCTCTGTATACAGGGGTTCGACAGCCGTCTGGCCTGCCGCATCTGCAACAACACAGCGCAAAGCAGGGTTAGCGCAGATGGGCCGTCTGCCCGAGGGGAAGAAGGAGAAGGGGGACGAAAACgatgcgagagagagagagagagagagagagagagagagagatatagagagagagagacaggaaGACAACAGGTGGCCGAGGCGGGAGGTGGAGGGAACAGCTGTGTCGCCGGGTCTGGCGCACGTGTGGAAACAAAACGACAAAATGGAAGTGGGAAAGAGAGCGAGCGTCTCCGCTGGTGACACGAGCCTCCTTCGTCTTGATTATTTAAGTTGAAGTCATGTGGCATGCGGTGAGGGACGTCTCGGGGGTCAGTCACAAGTCATTACAACCACTGCATGCTCATTCATTTTTCCAGCATTATTTTTGCTCTTTATTGACACTGTCAAACGGGACTTTGCCGCACTCACCTACTCGCGAATTTTGAACTTGACAACTTTGTTCTCTTTCTAAAGAGTCATTTTAGCAGAGGAGTCGCTGGTGCTGGCTTTTTTGAATATACAGAAGCTGGTCAGaaaactatggaggaccaaaactgccaaaattaaaaataaatgaataaatgactaaaagtgaaattaaaaatgaatataaaaaaatataattcgaaaattatatagcAGATAAGTTCAGCGCTTAAAGTTGAGGTGATAAAgccacagatttgtttgcattgTTGTAATCTGACTGATTCATGTTTAAGACACGCTTGCttggtagaattttgtgaaGCGGCCAAAGTGAATGCAAGCGTCTTTCATATTAATCCATGATTAATTTGCCTACATTTTAGCGTGAGcctaacttaaaaataataatataatcaaaaaataatttattgcttgtgtttgttaaaaTACATGATAGTGGATCAATTGcccttggaaaaaataatcacaatactGGGGGGGAATTAGCGAGCCGATCTGAACTCTAGCGGTTATCGGAAATGCGGCTTCCGACTTTGTGGAGGCCGAGTTGTGAGTCAGTGGCGTTTGGCGTCCCTTCAAGTCAAACTAACGATGATGTTTTGCGGCGTGAGTGACACGTACTGTGGCAGCGGACCTCCCGGGCCCACGCTGGGCCACGATGGCCCCAGAGACCGCCTTGATCCAGCTGTGCATCTCCTCTGGACTGTCGGCCTAGGAGATCAAGTTTCATAAAGTGTGAATGTAAAAGTAAAAGTGTAagccacaaacaaaaacatatcccGATTGAGAGGGGCATGGCATCAATACCTGTATTCTATACATTACCTGTATATAAAATGTCCTTGACGTGGTGACGACCTCAAACAGATTGTCACGCATCATATTGTCACTACAacccaaaaaaagacagatAAAGATGTCACATCTTTACTGTGTCCCAATCAAGAAGACAAGGAAGAAGAAGTACACTTGCTCCATACCTCTGTTTGCACTCCTGCACTTTGTGAACTTCCTTCAGCGGGATCATCCTCAGCGGCTCTTTCTCCTGTAGGTGGCAGAACGGTAAATGGGGCGAATGGTTTCATTTGCGAGCGCATTGTTCTGAAACCTCAGGCTGATAATGAGACTGTCTTGCAGCAGACAGAGAGTCTGTGTCCTCGGGGGCCTTGTGTTATCTCATCACAatgactgtgtgtgcgtgtgtctgtgaGCGGCTTAAGCTGACAAGGGAGGACGGAGGGGCCCGAGGCGTGACAGGACATGTGAAAGGAGGCCGATGAAATTCTTCTGACTGCAGATAAAACATGCCAGGACACAGCGCTGTGTGCTTGACGTTTTTTTTGCCTGCCTCGCACTGCGGAGCTGATTCTAATCCGCAAGTgtcagagacaaaaaaaaacccccaaaaaaacccacaaGATTCCTAAAGAGCATGTTGTAACTCAAGAGCCAATTTACCAGATCTGACTTGAAGTAGCTCATGAAGTTTTCCTCCAGGAGAAAATATCGCCGTTTCCAGTTCCTCATCTGGTGAAGAGGAAAATTAAGTAGTTAGTTATACAAAATATCAACATTGCTGTTTGCATTTTGCTTTACACTATTTACTCACATATTTCAGTAGGAACACAACCAATttgaaagaacaaaacaaaaaacaacaacaacaacaaaaaacctcaAACTCACCACGGCACCTTGCTTGACGCAGTAGCCCGACTTGATGACCGTGTGGTCCTGGGTCGGCCTGCCCAGGAAGTAGGGCAGCTGGCTGTGCGAGCGATGCATGGCCTCGCGCTGCTCCGCTCGTTCCGTCCCGTCGCCACCTTCATGCTGGAAAGGTTGAGGAAAACTGTGTGAGCTAGTCGCAAAAAGTGACATTTGTGCTCTTTAGGGGTCACGGCTGAGCTgaccctatcccagctgacttttatGAACCTAACGTGTATGCACCATGAGATTTGAACCGAGAACTCCAGAGCTGTGAGGAAGAAGTGCGATCCACAAGTCCACCCAGCAATTCATTTTCTATCCCGAAGTTGCACCCTTTTATGATGGACAATGtcactggactggactggagtACAGTAACATAACTTAGTGAGTGGGTTTCCTTAGCAGTAACAAGAAATTCAATCAACATGATTGGACCATGAAAAAACATTGCTTGCCctgcacttttttcccccctccatagaaagagaaaaaaataaataaaaaataaataactggccCTATATTAATGCCTCCTACAGTATTGGAGTGGAATAGCATTGCCACAAGATTTTTCAACTTTTGGCAGACACGCTTGACTGAGAGTATTGTCATATTAGATTCATTAAATGTTCCACTAGCTGTTAAAAATGAGTCATCAAGAAAAACTGACTCATTGgtttattcataaaaagttgAACACGGTCAACTTGGGTTTTCCCAATTGTAAAGATCAATGTCGCCACACAAAAGCCGTTTTCTGGCTTGAGTTTGTTTACCTGCGTCTGGGTCACGATGGGAACCCCTCCTATAATCTCTGTTTTATAGGACACTTGTTTCTTGGGTCCCACGTTATCCAGCAAAGACTTGTGGTTCTCGGAATTCTGCTGACCGTCGGTGGCTTTTGGAACCTGGGGAAAACACAGACACACCCCCATGATGAAAAACACCCTTTTCCTTGAATTAAAAGTTGCAAAAAATTGCGCAAACGAACATCTGCACATGGAGAATCTCGATATGTTTTATTAATATCGTGCTGGGATGTTAAGCATCACGGCGGACAAAGCAAACAGCCTTTTACTGTATCCCTGGACTCGACTCAACAACTTTACAGCATCCTGTTAGTcatgctcactcactcacatccaCTTTTATCATCTCAGTCCCCTCAAGAAAAAGGGCATTTCCTTCTTCAAGTgacttgacagaaaaaaaaagaaaaaaaaaaaaaaagaaagcggtTCATCCAAAGTGAAAGAAAGGAAGCGCACGTTACGTGATCGTCTTTGTTAGCCTCACCGTGATCTTGGTGGCTTTATTGAGCGCGTTGACCCAGTCCACCAGGTCCTGCTGATCGTTGGCCTGCAGGAAGACCTTCCTCATCCCAGCATTGATGACTAATGAAGCCAAACACAAAAGTAGCGCGAAGCGTGAGAGTTGGTATTGAAGTCTGATTGCTTACAAGTACAGAAGAACTAACTatgtctgtttgttttggattttAAAAGATGAGTGGATTTCTCTGCTAGTGAGTTTACAGCTCGGCATGGTGAAGATTCAGAGCCACTTTCACGTCATGAttggaaaatgaaaatgagttGACCACAGACGCCAcggtaaaatgtaaataagtgGTCACATAATTTCTGGTGTATCTTAAAATTTCTTGTCGAGGCTTTTGGAATtggtgtttgaaaaaaaaaaaaaagaaaagaaaagaaaaagtcatgACACCCGTGAGGTATATTTACGTTTGGCATTCAAACTTAACTTTCACATAGTCTTAGGTCAATTTGTTGAAATTGTACAACCTCAAGTTCATTTTTACTGCCCTCCAAAATAGTCACTGACAAATAAGATTATTGTTTGAGCATATCTCACCAAGATGTTCTCTAAAAAAGTGAAcacggaagtttttttttttttgcctatttgTGCGTGAGTTTGCACAATTCAGCTTCTTTCTGCAACCGCCTACTCATTTCTCAGCATGACAAaggaagaagaataaaaaaaaaaatgacttcaaataAAATACTGAAACGCCTTTTTACAATCTCTACAGTATTTTTAGGTCAGATGGTGATTAGCTCCGGGAGCATAGTATTTAGGACATCCTGTCTCGGGTTATCCATTTCCATAAGCGCTGAGGATGTGCGCAGTGAAACCTTCACTTTCTTCTAAATGCGGCGTCTGTGTCAACATCTGGTCAGGTAATTGTGCACGAGCGCGACCTCGCTCTTCCACTTTTCCCCCACTTTGCCGTAAATAATCGTGTGAACCGAGCTGCACTCTGTCGCCCCGTGGATGTGAAGCGCTCCCCGGACAGATGTGGGAGTATCCCGGTGTGACTCAACGCCGCAGACTGAAACGTGTGCTGGGAAACGTTGGCCC harbors:
- the LOC144000856 gene encoding pleckstrin homology domain-containing family A member 1-like isoform X1 produces the protein MPYVDRQNRICGFLDIEEHESSGKFLRRYFILDTQQGSLVWFMDNPQNLPVGADCVGSLKLTYISKVSDATKLRPKAEFCFVINAGMRKVFLQANDQQDLVDWVNALNKATKITVPKATDGQQNSENHKSLLDNVGPKKQVSYKTEIIGGVPIVTQTQHEGGDGTERAEQREAMHRSHSQLPYFLGRPTQDHTVIKSGYCVKQGAVMRNWKRRYFLLEENFMSYFKSDLEKEPLRMIPLKEVHKVQECKQSDNMMRDNLFEVVTTSRTFYIQADSPEEMHSWIKAVSGAIVAQRGPGRSAATEHSGRSTFYRSPAGPPVPRSPVSATPPRQPDWGDASAGDGGVVVVACGPRSQPGVGQRALHEPAAAARSQPHAGPPLPAGDPPGKVSPGGAEESPWRRRSAMEPHVPEPPLDLDDADLPVSEV
- the LOC144000856 gene encoding pleckstrin homology domain-containing family A member 1-like isoform X8, with amino-acid sequence MPYVDRQNRICGFLDIEEHESSGKFLRRYFILDTQQGSLVWFMDNPQNLPVGADCVGSLKLTYISKVSDATKLRPKAEFCFVINAGMRKVFLQANDQQDLVDWVNALNKATKITVPKATDGQQNSENHKSLLDNVGPKKQVSYKTEIIGGVPIVTQTQHEGGDGTERAEQREAMHRSHSQLPYFLGRPTQDHTVIKSGYCVKQGAVMRNWKRRYFLLEENFMSYFKSDLEKEPLRMIPLKEVHKVQECKQSDNMMRDNLFEVVTTSRTFYIQADSPEEMHSWIKAVSGAIVAQRGPGRSAATMRQARRLSNPCIQRYTSRIGECSSTLLQLCTCLRCVTSCLCLLIPPVRSLSTAAAPHSTAAPRAPPSLARPYPPRHPASPIGATPAPATAALSSSRAAHARSLAWDSEHFMSLLPRPARSRTPARLSLQETRLAK
- the LOC144000856 gene encoding pleckstrin homology domain-containing family A member 1-like isoform X2, whose product is MPYVDRQNRICGFLDIEEHESSGKFLRRYFILDTQQGSLVWFMDNPQNLPVGADCVGSLKLTYISKVSDATKLRPKAEFCFVINAGMRKVFLQANDQQDLVDWVNALNKATKITVPKATDGQQNSENHKSLLDNVGPKKQVSYKTEIIGGVPIVTQTQHEGGDGTERAEQREAMHRSHSQLPYFLGRPTQDHTVIKSGYCVKQGAVMRNWKRRYFLLEENFMSYFKSDLEKEPLRMIPLKEVHKVQECKQSDNMMRDNLFEVVTTSRTFYIQADSPEEMHSWIKAVSGAIVAQRGPGRSAATMRQARRLSNPCIQRYTSRIGECSSTSTAAAPHSTAAPRAPPSLARPYPPRHPASPIGATPAPATAALSSSRAAHARSLAWDSEHFMSLLPRPARSRTPARLSLQETRLAK
- the LOC144000856 gene encoding pleckstrin homology domain-containing family A member 1-like isoform X6 → MPYVDRQNRICGFLDIEEHESSGKFLRRYFILDTQQGSLVWFMDNPQNLPVGADCVGSLKLTYISKVSDATKLRPKAEFCFVINAGMRKVFLQANDQQDLVDWVNALNKATKITVPKATDGQQNSENHKSLLDNVGPKKQVSYKTEIIGGVPIVTQTQHEGGDGTERAEQREAMHRSHSQLPYFLGRPTQDHTVIKSGYCVKQGAVMRNWKRRYFLLEENFMSYFKSDLEKEPLRMIPLKEVHKVQECKQSDNMMRDNLFEVVTTSRTFYIQADSPEEMHSWIKAVSGAIVAQRGPGRSAATRLKSESDKLLSTEAS
- the LOC144000856 gene encoding pleckstrin homology domain-containing family A member 1-like isoform X5 — translated: MPYVDRQNRICGFLDIEEHESSGKFLRRYFILDTQQGSLVWFMDNPQNLPVGADCVGSLKLTYISKVSDATKLRPKAEFCFVINAGMRKVFLQANDQQDLVDWVNALNKATKITVPKATDGQQNSENHKSLLDNVGPKKQVSYKTEIIGGVPIVTQTQHEGGDGTERAEQREAMHRSHSQLPYFLGRPTQDHTVIKSGYCVKQGAVMRNWKRRYFLLEENFMSYFKSDLEKEPLRMIPLKEVHKVQECKQSDNMMRDNLFEVVTTSRTFYIQADSPEEMHSWIKAVSGAIVAQRGPGRSAATMRQARRLSNPCIQRYTSRIGECSSTD
- the LOC144000856 gene encoding pleckstrin homology domain-containing family A member 1-like isoform X4, with translation MPYVDRQNRICGFLDIEEHESSGKFLRRYFILDTQQGSLVWFMDNPQNLPVGADCVGSLKLTYISKVSDATKLRPKAEFCFVINAGMRKVFLQANDQQDLVDWVNALNKATKITVPKATDGQQNSENHKSLLDNVGPKKQVSYKTEIIGGVPIVTQTQHEGGDGTERAEQREAMHRSHSQLPYFLGRPTQDHTVIKSGYCVKQGAVMRNWKRRYFLLEENFMSYFKSDLEKEPLRMIPLKEVHKVQECKQSDNMMRDNLFEVVTTSRTFYIQADSPEEMHSWIKAVSGAIVAQRGPGRSAATMRQARRLSNPCIQRYTSRIGECSSTLLQLCTCLRCVTSCLCLLIPPVRSLD
- the LOC144000856 gene encoding pleckstrin homology domain-containing family A member 1-like isoform X3; protein product: MPYVDRQNRICGFLDIEEHESSGKFLRRYFILDTQQGSLVWFMDNPQNLPVGADCVGSLKLTYISKVSDATKLRPKAEFCFVINAGMRKVFLQANDQQDLVDWVNALNKATKITVPKATDGQQNSENHKSLLDNVGPKKQVSYKTEIIGGVPIVTQTQHEGGDGTERAEQREAMHRSHSQLPYFLGRPTQDHTVIKSGYCVKQGAVMRNWKRRYFLLEENFMSYFKSDLEKEPLRMIPLKEVHKVQECKQSDNMMRDNLFEVVTTSRTFYIQADSPEEMHSWIKAVSGAIVAQRGPGRSAATMRQARRLSNPCIQRYTSRIGECSSTLLQLCTCLRCVTSCLCLLIPPVRSLYVFFFFSSRPSFSPKRKSAVSPRRTLPSSSLIVY
- the LOC144000856 gene encoding pleckstrin homology domain-containing family A member 1-like isoform X7 codes for the protein MPYVDRQNRICGFLDIEEHESSGKFLRRYFILDTQQGSLVWFMDNPQNLPVGADCVGSLKLTYISKVSDATKLRPKAEFCFVINAGMRKVFLQANDQQDLVDWVNALNKATKITVPKATDGQQNSENHKSLLDNVGPKKQVSYKTEIIGGVPIVTQTQHEGGDGTERAEQREAMHRSHSQLPYFLGRPTQDHTVIKSGYCVKQGAVMRNWKRRYFLLEENFMSYFKSDLEKEPLRMIPLKEVHKVQECKQSDNMMRDNLFEVVTTSRTFYIQADSPEEMHSWIKAVSGAIVAQRGPGRSAATPAAAVHLS